In a genomic window of Thiovulum sp. ES:
- a CDS encoding GTP-binding protein TypA/BipA (PFAM: Elongation factor Tu domain 2; Elongation factor G C-terminus; Elongation factor Tu GTP binding domain~TIGRFAM: GTP-binding protein TypA/BipA; small GTP-binding protein domain), with protein MDFRNLAVIAHVDHGKTTLVDGLLKQSGTFSAHEEVDERVMDSNALEKERGITILSKNTAITYGDSKINIIDTPGHADFGGEVERVLKMVDGVLLLVDAYEGVMPQTKFVVKKMLGLGLKPIVVVNKIDKPTAEPDRVVDEVFDLFVQMNATDEQLEFTTVYASAKNGISKLEVDGEDQDFKPLFDTILSDIPKPTGSAENPTQLQVFTLDYDNYVGKIGISRIFNGRVARGQNVTLAKADGEQVKGRISKLIGFKGLQRVEIDEAEAGDIVAVAGLETVDVGDSLVDPNNPMPLDPLHIEEPTLSVVFAVNDSPLAGLEGKSVTSNKIQERLAKEMQTNIAMRYEQIGEGKFKVSGRGELQITILAENMRREGFEFSISRPEVITKEVDGVHLEPFEHLVIDVPEDLSGTVIERLGKRKAEMTSMIPMGAGQQRVEFEIPARGLIGFRGQFLTDTKGEGIMNHSFLEYRPHSGTVESRGNGALISTETGDAIAYSLNTIQERGVLFIAPQTKIYPGMIIGEHSRPNDLDVNPAKGKNLTNVRSSGADDAIKLVPPRDLSLEKALEWIEDDELLEITPQNIRIRKKILESNLRKRAEKNAKGGK; from the coding sequence ATGGATTTTAGAAATTTAGCAGTTATTGCCCACGTTGATCACGGAAAAACAACACTTGTTGATGGACTTTTAAAACAATCTGGAACTTTCTCGGCACACGAAGAAGTCGATGAAAGAGTAATGGATAGTAATGCACTTGAAAAAGAGCGAGGTATTACAATTCTTTCAAAAAACACAGCTATTACTTACGGTGATAGTAAAATTAATATTATTGATACTCCAGGACATGCCGACTTTGGTGGAGAAGTTGAACGAGTTTTAAAAATGGTAGATGGTGTATTACTTCTTGTTGATGCTTACGAGGGAGTAATGCCACAAACAAAATTTGTTGTGAAAAAAATGTTGGGATTAGGTTTAAAGCCAATTGTTGTTGTAAATAAAATTGATAAACCGACTGCTGAACCAGATAGAGTTGTTGATGAGGTTTTTGACCTATTTGTGCAAATGAATGCGACAGACGAGCAATTAGAATTTACAACAGTTTATGCATCTGCTAAAAATGGAATCTCTAAATTAGAAGTTGATGGTGAAGATCAAGATTTTAAACCACTATTTGACACAATTTTATCAGATATTCCAAAACCAACGGGAAGTGCGGAAAATCCAACTCAGTTACAGGTTTTCACACTTGATTATGATAATTATGTTGGAAAGATTGGAATTTCTAGGATTTTCAACGGGAGAGTTGCACGAGGACAAAATGTAACTCTTGCAAAAGCTGATGGCGAACAAGTGAAAGGAAGAATTTCAAAACTTATTGGATTTAAAGGTCTTCAAAGAGTAGAAATTGATGAAGCAGAAGCAGGTGATATTGTTGCAGTAGCTGGACTTGAAACTGTTGATGTTGGAGATTCACTTGTTGATCCAAATAATCCAATGCCACTTGATCCACTTCACATTGAAGAACCGACTCTTTCAGTTGTTTTTGCAGTAAATGACTCTCCACTTGCAGGACTTGAGGGAAAAAGTGTTACTTCAAACAAAATTCAAGAGCGACTAGCAAAAGAGATGCAAACTAATATTGCGATGAGGTATGAGCAAATTGGTGAGGGAAAATTCAAAGTTTCTGGACGGGGCGAATTACAAATCACAATTCTTGCGGAAAATATGAGACGAGAAGGTTTTGAGTTCTCAATTTCTCGACCTGAAGTTATTACTAAAGAAGTTGATGGAGTTCATCTTGAACCATTTGAACATTTAGTTATTGATGTGCCTGAAGATTTAAGCGGAACTGTTATCGAAAGACTTGGAAAACGAAAAGCTGAAATGACTTCTATGATTCCAATGGGTGCTGGACAACAGAGAGTTGAGTTTGAGATTCCTGCTCGAGGTTTAATTGGTTTCCGAGGACAATTCTTGACTGATACAAAAGGTGAAGGAATCATGAACCACTCTTTCTTAGAATACCGACCACACAGCGGAACTGTTGAAAGCCGAGGAAATGGTGCATTAATTTCAACTGAAACTGGTGATGCGATTGCATATTCACTAAATACAATTCAAGAACGAGGTGTTCTGTTTATTGCTCCACAAACAAAAATCTACCCAGGTATGATTATTGGTGAGCATTCACGACCAAATGATTTAGATGTGAATCCTGCAAAAGGGAAAAACCTTACAAATGTTCGTTCTTCTGGTGCAGATGATGCAATCAAACTTGTTCCTCCACGAGATTTAAGTTTAGAAAAAGCACTTGAGTGGATTGAAGATGACGAACTTCTTGAAATCACTCCTCAAAATATTAGAATTAGAAAGAAAATTCTTGAGTCAAATTTAAGAAAAAGAGCGGAGAAAAATGCAAAAGGTGGAAAGTAA
- a CDS encoding orotidine 5''-phosphate decarboxylase, subfamily 1 (PFAM: Orotidine 5'-phosphate decarboxylase / HUMPS family~TIGRFAM: orotidine 5'-phosphate decarboxylase, subfamily 1): MNLVVALDRENLSENLKLVREIKGLPVWVKVGFRSFIRDGWKILDEIRSIDPNLKIFLDLKLYDIPNTMADASEEIAETRKVDMFNIHASAGIRAMRSVMERLQKFEKRPLVLSVTALTSFTEDEFSDVYQSEIISKSLEFSKWSFQSGIDGVVSSVWESQKIKEATSSEFLTLTPGIRPFGESSDDQKRVANLEMAKNELSDFIVVGRPIYKSENPKSVVQQILETF, from the coding sequence ATGAATTTAGTTGTTGCACTTGATAGAGAAAATCTTTCAGAAAATTTAAAACTCGTTAGAGAGATTAAGGGTTTGCCAGTTTGGGTTAAAGTTGGATTTCGGAGTTTTATTCGGGATGGTTGGAAAATTTTAGACGAAATTCGATCTATTGATCCAAACTTGAAAATTTTTCTTGATTTAAAACTTTATGACATTCCAAACACGATGGCAGATGCGAGTGAAGAGATTGCCGAAACCCGAAAAGTTGATATGTTTAATATTCATGCTTCTGCTGGTATTCGTGCGATGAGGTCAGTTATGGAGAGACTCCAAAAATTTGAAAAAAGACCTCTTGTTCTTTCAGTAACCGCTCTCACCTCTTTTACTGAAGATGAATTTTCTGATGTTTATCAAAGTGAAATTATTTCAAAAAGCTTAGAGTTTTCAAAATGGAGTTTTCAAAGCGGAATTGATGGAGTTGTCTCATCTGTTTGGGAGAGTCAAAAAATAAAAGAGGCGACCTCATCGGAATTTTTGACACTCACACCAGGAATTAGACCTTTTGGCGAAAGTAGTGATGATCAAAAAAGAGTTGCAAATTTGGAAATGGCAAAAAATGAGTTGAGTGATTTTATTGTTGTTGGCAGACCAATTTATAAATCTGAAAATCCAAAAAGTGTTGTTCAGCAAATTTTGGAAACTTTTTAA
- a CDS encoding outer membrane protein/peptidoglycan-associated (lipo)protein (PFAM: OmpA family) encodes MIKQASLSIAVATTLFMTGCGGEVAKMAESTALDMKAELQNKMINEGTEAVLVEIAKFIDTETKEVITDETARADAIAAIQDNLREPIRDRVSEIVKGTEDVSKIDVVQMAIDILEALKPEILEMIKEYLPQEEPEPEPTIEEIQEIVLPAESIEAINGITMRKGELPSISSSAKEALSKLADFLKSNEGYKVSFKAYTDASGSNAYNLELSQKRAGFLAEYLVSFGVSESQVEAIGFGETEFIDPANPYSDRNRRIVVELSEI; translated from the coding sequence GTGATTAAACAAGCATCTCTTTCAATTGCGGTAGCAACTACTCTTTTTATGACTGGTTGTGGTGGTGAAGTTGCAAAAATGGCTGAATCTACAGCTTTAGATATGAAAGCAGAACTTCAAAATAAAATGATCAATGAAGGAACTGAAGCAGTTCTTGTAGAAATTGCAAAATTTATTGATACTGAAACAAAAGAAGTTATCACAGATGAAACAGCGAGAGCTGATGCAATCGCAGCGATTCAAGATAATCTCAGAGAACCAATTAGAGATAGAGTTTCTGAAATTGTTAAAGGAACTGAAGATGTTTCAAAAATTGATGTTGTTCAAATGGCAATTGATATTTTAGAAGCTCTTAAACCTGAAATTCTTGAAATGATTAAAGAGTATTTACCACAAGAAGAGCCTGAGCCTGAGCCAACAATTGAAGAGATTCAAGAGATTGTTCTTCCAGCTGAATCAATTGAAGCAATTAATGGTATTACTATGAGAAAAGGTGAATTACCTTCAATTAGTTCAAGTGCAAAAGAGGCTCTTTCAAAACTTGCGGATTTCTTAAAATCAAACGAGGGATATAAAGTTAGCTTTAAAGCTTATACAGATGCGAGTGGTAGCAATGCTTATAATTTAGAACTTTCACAAAAAAGAGCTGGTTTCCTAGCTGAATATTTAGTATCTTTTGGTGTTAGCGAATCTCAAGTGGAAGCGATTGGATTTGGAGAGACAGAATTTATTGATCCTGCAAACCCATATAGTGA